The genome window ATCATGGATACTTTCACTATTTTTCCCGCCATTGACCTGCGCAAGGGACAGGTCGTCCGACTAAGGCAGGGTGACCCAAACCAGCAAACCAACTACAGTTCGGACCCTGAATTGATCGCCCGAAAAATGCTGGCACAGGGCGCCCGCTGGCTGCATGTCGTCAACCTCGATGGCGCCTTTGGAGATTCGTCAGACGTAAACCACCGGGCACTTGCGAAAATCCTCCAGACAGCACGTGAATTTACCGCGGATGTGCAGTTTGGCGGCGGGATGCATACGGTCGAACAGGTAAAACAGGTATTGGATTCCGGAGTGTCACGTGCCATTCTGGGCAGCCTCGCTGTGAAAGACCCGGAAAGTGTCCGGTCTCTGGTGGCAGAGTTCGGCGCTGAGCGGATTGCCGTCAGCCTTGACGGCCGTAAGAATAAAGTGATGGTCGCCGGGTGGCAAAAGGAAAGCGATGTCAGCGTTACCGGCATGGCAGCCATGCTCCGGTCTATGGGCCTTGAGTGGCTGGTCTACACAGATATTGACCGTGACGGTATGCAAACCGGAAGCGATTTTGAAACTACCATTTCCATCGCCCGTGAAACCGGGTTGAAGGTCATCGCATCAGGTGGTGTATGCTCATTGAATGAAGTCCGCAATTTGAAGCAGAATGGCGCGGCCGGCGCCATTATTGGCAAAGCATTGTATGAAGGTTCGGTGGAACTCGCCGACCTGCTTGCCGCTGCACTGGAGGGTGACTAGTATGCTGACCAAACGAATCATTCCCTGCCTCGATATCAAAGACGGCCGTGTGGTTAAAGGCGTGAAATTCGTTAACCTGCGTGATGCCGGTGATCCAGTGGAACAGGCAAAGATCTATGACGCATCCGGGGCTGATGAACTGGTCTTCCTGGATATTTCCGCCAGCGCTGCCGGGAAAGATACCTGCCTCGATGTCGTCAGGCGGGTGGCACAGTCTGTGTTCCTGCCATTCACCGTAGGCGGCGGCATCCGTTCCGTTGACGACATGCGCAACCTGCTGCTGGCCGGCGCGGATAAGATCAGCGTCAACACATCCGCCGTGCAAAATCCCGATCTTCTGACGGAAGGCGCGAAAGCGTTTGGCAGTCAGTGTGTGGTGCTGGCCATTGACGCCCGCCGCGTACCCGAAACCGGAAAGTATGAAGTGACTATCCACGGCGGCCGCACCCCAACCGGACTGGATGCCATCGAATGGGCAAAAAAAGGTGTTGATATGGGCGCCGGAGAGATTTTACTGACCAGCATGGACCGCGATGGTTCTTTATCGGGGTATGATCTCGAATTAACCCGGGCTGTTGCCGATGCCGTCAGCGTGCCGGTGATCGCCTCCGGTGGAGCCGGCTCCATGCAGGATTTC of bacterium contains these proteins:
- the hisF gene encoding imidazole glycerol phosphate synthase subunit HisF: MLTKRIIPCLDIKDGRVVKGVKFVNLRDAGDPVEQAKIYDASGADELVFLDISASAAGKDTCLDVVRRVAQSVFLPFTVGGGIRSVDDMRNLLLAGADKISVNTSAVQNPDLLTEGAKAFGSQCVVLAIDARRVPETGKYEVTIHGGRTPTGLDAIEWAKKGVDMGAGEILLTSMDRDGSLSGYDLELTRAVADAVSVPVIASGGAGSMQDFADVLTEGRAEAALAASLFHDGVMAIPDLKEYLSGRSIPIRRLPVVTG
- the hisA gene encoding 1-(5-phosphoribosyl)-5-[(5-phosphoribosylamino)methylideneamino]imidazole-4-carboxamide isomerase, whose product is MDTFTIFPAIDLRKGQVVRLRQGDPNQQTNYSSDPELIARKMLAQGARWLHVVNLDGAFGDSSDVNHRALAKILQTAREFTADVQFGGGMHTVEQVKQVLDSGVSRAILGSLAVKDPESVRSLVAEFGAERIAVSLDGRKNKVMVAGWQKESDVSVTGMAAMLRSMGLEWLVYTDIDRDGMQTGSDFETTISIARETGLKVIASGGVCSLNEVRNLKQNGAAGAIIGKALYEGSVELADLLAAALEGD